The sequence CAGAATACGTTCGCACGCATACCAATACTAAAGCTGAATTCACGGGGATCGAAGAGCTCGGTAAACGCCTTAATAGTCTATTCCCGAAAGGGTAATTCTTATAATCCCCCTCAATCCCCCTTTATAAAGGGGGATGAAGGGGGATTATTTCAATTTTTCCAGCGGTATATTGATCACTATCTCGATGGCGGAGATGTGTTTCGATGTTTTTGAAGGCATTCGCCTGCCTGATAACGCCCTATCGAGGACTAACTCTTTTGTGACCTTCTCCCCTTCTTTCCAGCCAATGACCTGAATATCTGGTGATTGGTAATCAACAAAAACGACTGGGATTTGAGTGCAGCCGATTCTCTTCAAGGCATGGAGCCGATGATGCCCGTCCAAAATAATATAAGTCTTCCTGTCTACAGCGATGGGCATTTTCAAGATGCCATCCGACAGGATCTCATTTTTCAATTCCTCCAGATAATCGGGCCGAATCTCTTCGTGTTCTTTCAATTCTTCTATTCTGACGAAAACAATATCATTCATTTCCTTCAAACCCAACACTACAAAATAAAAAAGGAGGAAGACGATTTAATTCATATCGCCTCCCTCCTGTCTTTTTACCTGAGAGATTATCCCTTTTGCGGGATTTGTCCCCTTCGGTGTCCAGCCCTGAGCAAAGTCGAAGGGCCGGATCTTTCCAGGATTGTCTTAAGTTACAGTCCTTTTGCCTGAGAGTTTCATTCCGCCTTTTGCGGAACTTGCCCCTTCGGCGCCCCCACCCTGAGCAAAAGTCGAAGGGCGAGGGTCTCTCCTGTAACCTTATAAAAACTCTGTTCTAAATATTGAGGAATGTCAAGAAGAATTTGAGACCCAAATCACATCCTTCTTAAAACCAGATCAATCATCAGCTCATTGGCCAGGCGGTGGAGGTCATTTCTCACTGAGTGGCAAGAGGAATGCTGATATTGGGGCTGTTTTTGGCATTACAATTCAGGCAGTGACCAATGCAGTCAGGGGTGTTGAGAAGAGGAGAGAAGGGGACAGGAGATTCAACTCAGAGTTGATGATGATAAAAGAGATCGTGGGAGGGGTAAAGCAAAGTGTATAATGTAGCTTTGACCCCAAGCCCTGGCCTTGCATCAATGCTGAAAAACGAAGAAGCCTTAGCGAAAGAGTATTGAGATTGAGTGCAGTTGTTCCAAACTGCAAATCCCATCAAGTAAGCGCTTTGCACGCTGTGAGCCGATGATGGGCTCTGCAAGGTCAAGAAATTTGTTATGCAACTGCGTTTCGGTTAAGGGATTAGACGGACTTCCCAAAGGCTGCTCCGACCGCTCCACATACTGTAGGCTTCCAACCTTCACAGTAACGGTACTCCGATACTGTTCCTTCTCAAAAAAAATCCTTTCAGCCTCCTGGTCCAACTCATAGATCACTTTACTGCCGATTCGGAGTGCTGCAGGATTCCGTAGGTTTTCTTCGGTTAACCACTGATACCCTGGAGGAATGCCCAATGCTACCATGCCGAGTGTGTAGGGGAGGCTGAATTGAGCATCTACCACGCTGGCCGGCTGACAATCCAAGAAATCTCGGAGGCGACTGAAGGAGGCTACATGGATCTTATCAACTCTATTCAAATCCACCCCATATCTTCCCCTTATCATGCAGAGCGCATCAAGCGTAGTGTGCATATACCTACAACAGGGATAAGGTTTGAACGAAGTTTGCAGAATTTGAGATTTTTCCCCTAAGGCTTCGGTCACAGCAGCGAAGTCACACTGATCGGACCCAGCCATAATCCAAAAGCCGGTGTCACCGTCCAAGATCGTCCGGCTAGCAATGTAACCTTTCTCTGCCATTAGGGCAGCCAAAACACCGCCCATTGACGCCCACCCGCAGTTATTCTTTACCCAACTCATGGGTCGTTCACCATGGCCGGATTTTAGTCCTGCAGGCACTCGACTGTTGGCACCAGCCAATCCAAAAGCAATTGTCGCTGTGTGCTCATCGAGGCCAAGGAGAGATGCGGCCGCAGTTACGGCACCGAAGGACTGAGCATTGAAGGCCCTCACCCTTCGATAACGTTCTGGCGATGGACGGATCGCCCAAGCGATGCGTCGGTAAACTTCATAACCTAAGATGACTGCCGTGATCAGTTCCTTGCCGGTGGCACCAATCCTTTCTGCAACTGCAATCGCAGGTGGCACGATGCACGCTCCTGGATGACCGATATCCGTATCGTCGTAATCAAGGACATTGGCCAAATGAGAATTGATGTATGATGCATGAAGGCATGGCACGGTCTGGCCTGTGAAAAAAATGGTTGATTCGGATTTCCCTCCCAATTCGGCCCACAGTTCCGCGGCGATTCGACCGGGTCTAATATGTGAGCCCCCGATGGAGCAGCCTACCGAATCGAGGATACAGAGTTTAGCAAAGGCAACGATTTCAGGTGGAATATCTTCGTATCTGGTCCGAACGATATAACTGCTAATCTCGGCTGTGGGGCCAGTGTGATTCTTTGGAACCATATTCCAGCTCAACCTCCTTTGACGGCTCGCACCTTCCGAGTGGCCTCCCTGTCAACTTTCCAGCCCCTTTCATCAGTGACGACGCCATAGTCAGTTTTAGCTGCTTGGGTGGAGACGAGGCCGTTCCGGATGTCCTCCTCGACTAGCGCTGGATCTCGATCCATTGGGTCGCCATACCCTCCACCGCCCGGGGTAAGGAGTTCCACGTAGCTACCCGGTTTTAGGATGACCTGCTGGCCTGAGATCTGGAAGGTCTCCCCATCAACATTGATGACACCTTTCGGGGCATCTTTCCCACCGAGGAGCCCAGGGACCGGATAGTGGAGGCGGCCTCCCTTAACGCTGGCAATGACATGGCTGGCCGGTGCAAGGTCACCATCTAACACCCGCACGACCACGTGCTGTCCAAAACCACCTCTGTACTTCCCCGCGCCTGCCGAGTCCTGGATGAGCTCTTTCTTCTCATAAATGACGGGCGCATCACCTTCCACGATCTCCACTGGCGTGGCAACCGTATTACTCGGAAAAGCCAGTGTGGAAACCCCGTCACAAGTGGGTCTGGCCCCCAGACCGCCTCGGGACACACAGAAGATCATGAACTGCCGGCCGGTCTGCAATTGGCCAGTGAATCTTGCGGCCCAAATCGGTGCGCCACCACACCCGGCGATCACCCGGTCGGGAGTCAAAGGGGCCAGAGTGCCAAAAACGATCTCAGGCAGGAACTGTCCCACATTGGTTCGCGAATTAACCGGTGCCGGGAAGCGGGCGTTAAGAATGGACCCCTCCGGCGCAATCACCTTTATCGGCCGGAGACCGCCCTCGTTATTGGGTACGAGAGGGCTGACAGCGCATTTTACGGCAAAGGTTGTATAGGAACGCGTATAGTTGAAGCAAACGTTGACCCCCCTAGAGATTTGCGGTGAGGAGCCTGTGTAGTCAATTACCACCTCGCCATCCTTCAGCTTCACGGCAATAGCGATCGTGATCGGCTTCTCATCGAACTTATCAATCATGACCTCACGACTGTAAGTACCTTCCGGCAACTGACTGATATTCCTTCGGACAGTAGCCTCCGTACGGCTGATGATCTCGCAACTTAGCTCCTGGACGTCTTCCATATTGTACTCCTCCAGAAGCCGACAGAGGCGGCTCGCCATCACGTCGTTAGCGGCCAACTGGGCCCGTAGGTCTCCAATGACATAGTCCGGGACACGAACATTGGCCCGGATCATCTTAAATAAGGTTTCGTTTGCGTGGCCCTCTTCGTAGAGCTTCAGGATAGGGATGAAGAGGCCCTCTTCAAAGACCTCCCTCGTCTCGGCAATGGCAATGCGACCGCCAATATCCATCTCATGGGCCGTACAAGTGGAGTAAGCCACGGGGCGTCCTCGAAAATAGATCGGCGTCACCACGGTGATATCGTTGAGGTGTCCTGTACATATCCACGGGTCGTTTGCGATAAGGACATCACCAGGCCTAAGCATCTCGGGTGGAAAGGTCCGGCCGATGATCTTCATGGCAATCGGCAAGGCCCCCAAGAAACCTGGCGTGCCAAAAGTAGATTGAGCCAGAAGATTGTACTCGGCATCGAAGAGTGCACATCCGTAGTCATTCGCATCTCGGACAATGGCCGAGAAGGCGGTCCGCACCAGAGCAGTCGCTGCTTCATCCACCATCGATGTCAGCCTCGTCCAGAGAATTTCCAGTCGCATGGGATCCATCTCACCCTTCATCTCATTTCCTCTTCAAGTGTAATGACGAGAGTGCCGTAGTCATCTACAGTGACCACACCACCCGACCCGACGATGGTGGTGGACTCGTGTTCTTCGATAATTGCTGGCCCAACCAATCGGCTCCCTGGCCCAAGAGAGTAACGATCGTAGACTAGGTGTTCCAAAAACCCTTTGTGGCGATCCGAGTATGCCATTCTCCGCCCTTTGGGCACCACATCTCCTTGACTGCCTCTCTCGAGCCGGAGCTTGTGCAGTCTTAGGAGCGGCGCAGCACTCTGCGCCACTAAACGCAGGTTCATCAGCTGTGCCTCAATGTCGGTATAGACACGGCCATAGAGGGACAAGTAAACCTTCTCGAACTGGTCCCGAATCGTTTCCTTTGATGGGATAAGGCCCCCGGATGGGACGGGTACATTTACGGAATAGTTCTGCCCCAGATAGCAGATATCGAAGGAACGACTGAAGGTCACCTGCGCCATCTTATCCGCCTTCAAGATAAACGTTCTTGCCTCCGATTCCATTTCTTTATACATTGCCTCCACTTGCTTCAGATTGAGGTCAGTAATTGGAGATCGATAAGTCCGCACGAGGTCGAATGACACGGGAGAAACGAGCAATCCGAAGGCTGAAGCAATGCCAGCTGAGGGAGGGATGAGGATCCGTTGGATGCCGAGCCGCTTCGCAAGTCCATAAGCGTGGACCGGACCAGCACCACCAAAGGCCACCAAGGTGAACTTGCTCGGATCCACTGCCTTCTCTGCCATGTGTATCCGTATGGCTGCGGCCATATTCTCAGTTACCAGTTCATGAATTCCCCATGCCGCCTTGACCAACGTCAAACCTAGGGGCAGCGCCACTTTTTCCAAAATGGCCTTTCGAGCAGCCTCATCGTCGAGACGCATCTGACCTCCTAGGAAGTAGTGTGCGTCCAGGTATCCAAGGACAAGGTCCGCATCGGATACAGTGGGTTCTTGGCCACCGAGTCCATAACAGGCCGGCCCTGGCTGGGCACCTGCACTCTCAGGCCCCACTCGCATCAGCCCCATCTCCTTGACCCGAGCAATACTTCCACCCCCGGCGCCGATCTCGACGAGATCAATAACAGGTATCCGCAATGGAATACCGCTCCCTCTCTTGAATCGGTGTACCCGAGCAACCTCGACGGTCAGAGACTTGTCAACTTTTCCCTGCCGTATCACACATCCTTTGGCTGTCGTCCCCCCCATATCGAAGGAGAGAAGATCCTCATAGCCTGCCAGCTTGCCCACATAAGCAGCGGCAATAGCCCCTGCGGCAGGACCCGACTCAACGATTCGAACGGGGAATTCCGTAGCTGTCTCAGCCGATGTCATGCCCCCGCTCGAGAGCATGATCAGGAGCTGTCCCTGGAAGCCGAGGTTCACCAATCCTTCGAGAAGCCTCGAAGTATAGCTCGCCGTAAGGGGTTTTACATAGGCATTGACAACGGTTGTTGTCGTCCGTTCATATTCCCGAACCTCTGGCAGCACCTCGCTGGATATGGAAACAGGGATATCTGGTGCAAGTTCGGCGAGCAATGCCTTCGCCTTCTTTTCATTGAACGGATTGGCATAGTTATGGAGAAAACAGACCGCAATCGACTCCACGTAATGCCGACGCAATTCCGCCAAGACCCGGGCCAGGTCATCTGCATCGAGGGGAATGATTATCTGACCATTGTGATAGGTCCTTTCGGTCACCTCCTGCCGCAGGTATCTTGGGACAAGCGGTTTGGGAAACTCGATAAAGATGTCGTAAATGTCGTAGCGCATCTCCCTGCCGATCTCTAGGACGTCGCGGAAACCCCTTGTGGTCAACAATCCTGTCCGCGCCCCCTTGCGCTCGATAATCGCATTGATCACTAGGGTCGTGCCATGGAGGATACTCTCAGTATCAAGAAGAAAACCTTTCCTCCGGCCTGCCAGGCGTTCCACTCCATCGAGCACTCCCTTGGAAGGGTCCGCAGGGGTGGTCAGGCACTTCTCCACCGCAATTTCTCCGGTGGCTTGGTCTATTAAGAAAAAGTCGGTAAATGTCCCGCCTATGTCGCAACCAAGCCTGTAACGCCCTTTTTCCGATGTCATACCAATATCCTCCTACACATCGCCTAAAATGATAAGTTCGCTTGCTTCTTCAGCGAAGACATAAGAAGACATAAAAGGTTTGCCTCAAGTCCTTGTTGATGCTGTAGCGATGAGGGATGAAATGTCTCCAAGGTGCTCCAAATCCTCCACCAACGCTTCGATCTTCTTGGCTTGTGCGGAGCTAACAAGACCTTCGACAAGATGCTCAAACTTTCCATGTAGTTCTTCTTTCGTAGGTGGATTCTCGGCGGAGCCACGGGCATACTCTACCAAAGCTGAGTGTTCAGTCCCATCCCTGCAAAGGATCCTCATCCGGCATGAGATGACCACTGGGGGCAAGTCTCCATGTAACATCCTGTCCAGTTCAGGGTCGGCTTCCACCCTCACTTTCTGAGCTAACGCGAGTACCTGCCGGTCCTGGATGCGAGTCGCACTGACCTGATCTCCATTCAGGCCAGTCCCGTCTATTAGGGTCACAGCCACAGTCCAGGGGATGCTGAATTGGGCGTCATAGGTGCTCCTCACAGGCCTATCACCCGCAACCTGTGCTGCCATCAACGGAACCCGAACCTCGATACGTTCCACTTCTTGGGGTTTCACAAGGGACGCCAGCCTTCGCGCCGCATCGATGCTCGTATGGACATACCGACAAGCGGGGTACAACTTAAAGGCGGTGCGTCTCAGCAGAAACTCCTCCCCAAGCTTATACGAAGTCCCACCGACATCGTAGTCCGTTCCGGCGTAGGTCGTGAAGAACCCGGATCCCTTAGCTTCGAGGGAAAGGCGAGCCGACGGCATACCGGCCTGTGCGAGGTATCCGATGGTAACCCCACTCGCAGAAGCTGTGCCGAGATAAAACTGCTTCGTCCGCAGCCCTTCAGCGGCGTAAGCCCTGATCCCAATGCCTGCTCCTGCGGCAAGCCCGATGGCACTCGCCGTGGCCTTTGCGTCGAGACCCAGGAGTTTGGCGACAGCGGCCGCAGGTCCAAAAGAGGCACAAACACCCTGAGGATAGAACCCCCGTTGCTGTAAGGAAAACTGGTTTACCGCTTTGTGGATCCGCCACATCACCTCATGGCCCGCCACAATGGCGACAATGACCTCTCTTCCACCAATTCCCTCCTTCTCAGCCACCGCAAGGACCGCTGGAAGGATGGCAGTTCCTCCCAGGGCATAGGTAAAATCCGAAGTCTCTGCACAAATCGCATTGGCCATAGCAGCCCCGGGGGCGGATGCCCGCTGGCAGATGGCCCAAGCTGTCGCATCTCCTCCTGAATGGCATTTCACCGCTCCTTTGGCGGCACGAGCGGTCATCTCATCGACGCCGCCAGAAATGGCACATCCCAAGATGTCGAGGAGACAGCTTTTGGCCAGCCCCACCACATCCTCGGGAAGATCCTCGTAGTTCAAGCGAGCCACGTAATCGGCGAGTTTCTCAGTTGCTGTCGGCGTCAAGTCCTTCTCCTTCAAATCAGTCTCCTCCGAGAAACGGTCTGATGGCATCCCTTCGGATATTGATCCCCAGAGGGCAATAGCAGCCTTTGCAACCTTTGCAGCGGTCAATCCCGAAGGCCCGGGCCTGCTCCCGCCGGTCGATCGTGTTTCGTGGGTCCAAGTGGAGGCGGGCCAACTGGACGAAAAAGTAAGGTCCAGCAAAATCTGGGCGAGACCAATCATATTCGGGACACTCGGCCAGGCAGCACAGGCACTCCGTACATTGGGCAAGCCTGTAAAAGACAGCCGGTGGTGAAAGGATCAACGGCTGGTTGGACATCAGGTCAAGAGGTATGTATAACTCCATGGTCCTCTTCTTTGCGAACAGATGACGGCGATCAATCACCAAGTCTCGGGCCACTGGCAAGTGCCTGATAGGACGGATCTCCGCCCCCTCGACCACTTTCGTAAGGCAGGCAACCCGTGAGCGGCCATTCATCTGGACAGCACACAAGCCACACCGTTTGAAGCGGCATCCATAGCTGAAGGCCAGTGTTGAATCGAAGTGATCATAAATGTCGATTAATGCTTGAAGTACTGTGCCGGAGGGGTATTTGGGTATCAAGTATTTGGCTATCCGGCCCCTTACCCTGTTTTCCCCTGACCGATAGATATGAACCGTCAATTGGTTCATCTCAGTTACACCTCTTGGGTTCAACACGCGTGGCCATCTGCCCCCTCTCTACCTGGACAATCACGTTACACAGCCAGCGGGAATCGTCGAGCTCCGGGTGGTCGATCCGAAGGTGCGACCCCCGCGTTTCGCCCCGGACCAAGGCAGAAAGCGTGATGGCTTTGGCCGTTGTCAGCATCATTGGGAGCTCCAGAGCGTCCCGAACCTCGCCATTGCAGATTCGAACAGGACTAGCCTGAAGGTCTTCCATCTCGGCCTCTATCGCCGAAAGCTGATTCAAGGCTTCTTTCAGCCCCTCCTCAGTCCTTACCAAACCGACCTTCTCCCACATGATCTTCTGAAGTCTTCGGTGAAGATCGACTGGCCTGTGCTGACCGCAGGCCCCAAAAAGGCCATTCAGGCGCTCCATCTCTTTATCAGCCTCGCCCTTGGCCAAAGAAGAGACCTCGTTTGCCAACCTCTTATCGCCCACCGACTTACCGACGCGCAGCCCCATAACGAGAGCCTCTGTGAGGCCTATTGCGGCGAGTCTGTTGCTGCCGTGGGTGCCACCCATGGCCTCACCCGCGACAAAAAGATTAGGCACAGCAGTTCTCCCCCACGAGTCTGCTCGGACGCCACCCATCTGGAAATGGGCTGTCGGAGCGACATCCCATGGCTCCTCTAATCGGTAGGCCCTTAACCCGTACGCTAACCTTACCTGGTCGAGGAGCCCGAGTCTACGACGCTCTTCATAAATCCTTCTATCCTCCTCACATTCCAGGTTAGGCGAAAGATCGAGTAGCAGCCCTCCATGCTCTGTGACGTTCCCCTTGTACATCTCTTGGGCAATGGCCCTGGAGAGTTGGGCCCGACTCATCCGGTTCACCTTTTCCAAAACGACTTTCCCCTGACCATTGAGCAGCCTCCCTCGGGGGCCAGCTATGGAGGCCTCTCCACACCTCACGCCTGCCAGCGCTACTGGATGGGTGAGGCCGAAAGGGAGAAACTGGACTTGCTCCATGTCGACGAGTTCTGCACCTGCGTCCAAGGCCAAGGCGTAGCCATCCCCCGTGGCGAAACGAACGACATCGGTATGAGGATAGAAGATCCAGCCCGCCCCCCCAGTGGCGATGACGACGCCCGCAGTGCCAAGGGAGACTGGATTCCCCGTCAGGTAGTTCAGGCCCACAATCCCCTCCACCTTGCCCATGGGCACGAGAATCCGAGTGGCAATGTGGTCTTCCAACACATCCACACCACTACAGGCGAGGGCGTCCCGGAGAGCTCGGGCCATAGATACTCCCTGGGCTGGACCGCTCAACAAGCTCCGAGGATGGCTGTGACCTCCTCGAGGGATTGACGATCCGGTGGCTCGGCCGTCCGCATCTCTGATAAACAGGTGTCCACACCCCTCCAGCACTGCAGCCGCTAGGACTGCGTTTTCGGCCACAACTCGTGCCAGTTCCTCATTATTAATATGATCTCCAGCCTCCAATATGTCATCCAGGAAACTTTGAGGGCTGTCTTCATCAGAGAGAACCGGAGCAGCCATGCCACCACCAGAGATACGTGTATTTCCGTAACCTGCTGGCTCTTTACTCAAAACGGCCACCCTTGCTCCTTTGGCCGCGGCCGAGACGGCAGCAACAGCCCCTGCAGCACCCGCTCCGATGATGACAACATCATAAGATCGCATGAGAGGCCTCAGGGATCAGTAACTCGCATAAGGGTGAGACATCGTCCAGCCGTTCAAGGCAAAGCACCGAATGGATCACTCTCTCCGCCTTCTCCAGCCCTAACACTTCTCCTGCCATCTCGTTGAACTTGCGTATGAGGGCTTCCCGGCCTGACCGATTTCCAGGTCCATCGGGAGGGTAATCCACGCTATGAAAGAACTTCTTTCCGCTCCGCATAAGAATCTCTACCGTAGAAGGAAGGCTTTTCGGATCCTTTTTGACGAATTGAAGTAGCTCCTCGCTAAGGACGGGCTTTACCCGAGAGGCCAAAGCCAGGATGCGCGGATCGGAAAGCTTCTTCTCCGAATACTGAGAAGGCCCTGCAGCTCCCTCATAAAGTGCCACGGCAACGGTGAACGGCAGGCTCATTTGGGCTTCAAGGATTGTCCTAGGTTGTTCTGGGTGGTCCGATACCCTCTCTCTACGCACATGACCGACTGTAATCTCAATGATCTCCTCCACGTCGATGGCATATGCTTTACGCAGTTGGAAGAGGGCCTCCAGCGTGGTATGGAGGGCGCTCCGGCAGGCATAGAGCTTGATTTGCGAGTTGAGAATTTCATACCCCTTACCCAGCCCTTCGGTCAGTTTCTCTGGAGTGGGGTCATCCGTGTATGCCCTCAGCAGGCCGCTTCGGCCCTCAAAGATGCTGGCTGGCCCGGTGAAGCCTGCGGCCGCCATGAAAGCAGCGAGGACGCCATGATGGGCTGCCAGCCCGGCATGGACGCGCTTGGTCATCGTACCATCCGCCCAATACTCCATGAGTCCTGAGGCACAGCTCCCTGCAATGCCGAGAGCACATACCAGACGTTCGGTATCTAACCCGAGGATGAACCCGGTGGCGAGGCTGGCACCAAAGGGTCCACATGTGCCGGTGGGATGGAAGCCCCGCAATCGGTGCCGCAATGGCACCAGTGCGGTTCCCACTCTGGCCACCACTTCGTAGCCTGCAACAAGGGCCAGCAGAACGATTTTGCCGCCCGCTCTCTTCGCCTGGCCCACCGCAAGAATGGCAGGAACCAAGGCCGCCGCCGGATGGGTGATCGACTCATTATGGACGTCATCGTAATCATAGGCATGAGCAGCTACTCCGTTCACCAAGGCGGCTAAATCGGCAGAGGTGGAGAGAGATGTCCCGAAGACCGCGCATGGCCCCGGTTGTGTGATCACGGTCCTGCTGGCTTTCGACCACGGGGCTGCCGCACCGAAGAGGGCAATCCCGATCGTGTCGAGAAAGAGATCCTTCGCCCTCTCTTTCACCTCTTCAGGAAGGGCTTCGAATCTGAGGTCAGCAGCAAACCTGGCAAAACTCTCAGCAGCAAAGGTCACAACTAATCACCATCCTTTCGATCAATTGGCTCCGATGCTAAGAATAGCTGATAGATCTGATATATCGGCCAGCCGTTCTAGACCATCGATGATATCGACCAGTTGCTCCACCTCATTCTTGGAGCGAGCCTTTTCAGCCAGAATTCGAAACTTTCCTCTCACCTCGTCACCAGTGAGCGGATAACGAGGACTCCCCTTTCCATGCTCGACTGTCTCGGTTAAAAGAGATCCATTGCGGTGGCGTACCTCTACTGTAACCTTGTGACGACCCTGAGTCCCAGCAATGCCAAGACAGTTGGCCGTTGTCATTTCGTCGACACCGAGAACGCGAGCTGCTGCCGCACCAGCGCTAAAGGTGCCGCAGGTTCCCGTTGGATGGAATCCGGCCACAAGGTGCGAAACCCCAACGCTCATGCCCACCCGGGCGGCTAACTCATAGCCAGCTACCACTGCTGTGAGTAGGTCAGCACCCGAAACATTTCTTTTCCCCTCAGCCACAGCAAGGGCTGCTGTAACGGTGGTGCTACCTGGGTGGACAATACCTCCCTTGTGCAGGTCATCGAGCTCAAAACCGTGAACCATCGTGCCATTCGCCAGGGCCGCATTGGCGGAAGGCACCTTAACCCCATGGCCCCATACGCTCGATTCCAGTACCCCGGCCTGGGCCTCAACGAAGCGCGCCATCAGTTGACCCCAAGGAAGGGCTGATCCGAAGAGACCGCAACCAATGGTGTCCAGAATACACAACTTTATGTGGTTGACGACTTCACCAGGTAGGTCGGAAAATTGGAGTTTCGACACAAAGGAAGCCAAGCGAAGTGTCTCTCCTTTAAAACTTCTTGTATCCATCCTCTCACCTCCACGTGAAGCTCTACGCTTCACATCCTCTGAAGTCTTGGATTTGCTATCTCCTCATAGCCCCGACCAATGAAAAAACCTGAGAGTATCAGAAGTACGATAGCCAGCCCTGGCGGCAGGACCCACCACCAGGCCTCTCGGATCATTTGAGCGATATAAGCCCAGTAGAGGATCTTTCCCCAGCTGATAAGCTGAGGGTCACCGTAACCTAGGAAAGCCACACTCGCCTCGGTCCCGATGGCCCAACCCATTGCCAAAGCTCCGTAGACAAAGGAGAGAGGAAGCACATTGGGCATGATGTGGACATAAAGGATCCGGAGGTCAGTGGCACCGGATATCTTAGCCGCCTCTACAAAACCCCTCTGCCTCAAGCTGATCACCTGGGAACGAATCACCCGCGCAGAAGTCCGCCAGGTAATGAGGACGATAGCCAGGATGATGTTGCTGAGGCTGGGGCCTAACAGGCTCACAAGAATGATCATAAAAGGTAGAAACGGTATGCCGTAAACGATGTCCGTTAGCCGCATCAGGATGTCATCGGTCCAGCCTCGGTAATAGCCTGAGAGGAGGCCGATGTTGGTCCCCAGGAAGGCGACGGCTAGAGCGGAGATTAACCCGACGAAGACCGAAACCCGCGAGCCAACGATCACCTGACTGAGGATATCACGGCTCATGTGGTCCGTGCCAAAGGGAGATCGCCACGAAGGACGCTCAAGACGTGCAAAGGTGCCATCTGCCCCCTTCAAACTTTTCATCGGGTCGTGGGGGGCGATGTGCGGTGCAAGGATTGCCAATATGACAAAAACACAAAAGATGCCAACGCCAATGGAGCCCATGGTATCGCTACGAATTGTCCTAAACAGTGAACTCAAGGAACTCCACCAAGGTGACGCCATCCGGTTGATTTGATTAAATTTCATGCTCATACGTACACCACTCTTGGATCGAGATAACCGTAGGAAAGATCTGCCAGAAAATTGAAAACGGTCACCAAGACGCCCATGAGTAAAAAACTGGCCTGGGCAATGGGGTAATCACTCCTTTGAATGGCAAGGACCATCTCAAGGCCCAT comes from Candidatus Eisenbacteria bacterium and encodes:
- a CDS encoding ABC transporter permease produces the protein MSRDILSQVIVGSRVSVFVGLISALAVAFLGTNIGLLSGYYRGWTDDILMRLTDIVYGIPFLPFMIILVSLLGPSLSNIILAIVLITWRTSARVIRSQVISLRQRGFVEAAKISGATDLRILYVHIMPNVLPLSFVYGALAMGWAIGTEASVAFLGYGDPQLISWGKILYWAYIAQMIREAWWWVLPPGLAIVLLILSGFFIGRGYEEIANPRLQRM
- a CDS encoding MmgE/PrpD family protein; translation: MTFAAESFARFAADLRFEALPEEVKERAKDLFLDTIGIALFGAAAPWSKASRTVITQPGPCAVFGTSLSTSADLAALVNGVAAHAYDYDDVHNESITHPAAALVPAILAVGQAKRAGGKIVLLALVAGYEVVARVGTALVPLRHRLRGFHPTGTCGPFGASLATGFILGLDTERLVCALGIAGSCASGLMEYWADGTMTKRVHAGLAAHHGVLAAFMAAAGFTGPASIFEGRSGLLRAYTDDPTPEKLTEGLGKGYEILNSQIKLYACRSALHTTLEALFQLRKAYAIDVEEIIEITVGHVRRERVSDHPEQPRTILEAQMSLPFTVAVALYEGAAGPSQYSEKKLSDPRILALASRVKPVLSEELLQFVKKDPKSLPSTVEILMRSGKKFFHSVDYPPDGPGNRSGREALIRKFNEMAGEVLGLEKAERVIHSVLCLERLDDVSPLCELLIPEASHAIL
- a CDS encoding MmgE/PrpD family protein; this translates as MDTRSFKGETLRLASFVSKLQFSDLPGEVVNHIKLCILDTIGCGLFGSALPWGQLMARFVEAQAGVLESSVWGHGVKVPSANAALANGTMVHGFELDDLHKGGIVHPGSTTVTAALAVAEGKRNVSGADLLTAVVAGYELAARVGMSVGVSHLVAGFHPTGTCGTFSAGAAAARVLGVDEMTTANCLGIAGTQGRHKVTVEVRHRNGSLLTETVEHGKGSPRYPLTGDEVRGKFRILAEKARSKNEVEQLVDIIDGLERLADISDLSAILSIGAN
- a CDS encoding FAD-dependent oxidoreductase, coding for MRSYDVVIIGAGAAGAVAAVSAAAKGARVAVLSKEPAGYGNTRISGGGMAAPVLSDEDSPQSFLDDILEAGDHINNEELARVVAENAVLAAAVLEGCGHLFIRDADGRATGSSIPRGGHSHPRSLLSGPAQGVSMARALRDALACSGVDVLEDHIATRILVPMGKVEGIVGLNYLTGNPVSLGTAGVVIATGGAGWIFYPHTDVVRFATGDGYALALDAGAELVDMEQVQFLPFGLTHPVALAGVRCGEASIAGPRGRLLNGQGKVVLEKVNRMSRAQLSRAIAQEMYKGNVTEHGGLLLDLSPNLECEEDRRIYEERRRLGLLDQVRLAYGLRAYRLEEPWDVAPTAHFQMGGVRADSWGRTAVPNLFVAGEAMGGTHGSNRLAAIGLTEALVMGLRVGKSVGDKRLANEVSSLAKGEADKEMERLNGLFGACGQHRPVDLHRRLQKIMWEKVGLVRTEEGLKEALNQLSAIEAEMEDLQASPVRICNGEVRDALELPMMLTTAKAITLSALVRGETRGSHLRIDHPELDDSRWLCNVIVQVERGQMATRVEPKRCN